TCTCCGTCTGGCCGTACCCCTGCTTGAGGTTGATCCCGAGGGCGTGGAAGAAGCGAAAGACATCGGGGCCAAGCGCCGCCCCTGCCGTGTACGCCTTGCGAAGCCTCACGAGCCCCAGGCGGTCGAGCAGCGGGCGGTAAAGGATCCACCACAACGCCCGGTGCAACAGGCGCAGGCCCAGCGGAACAGCCCGGCCGGCCAGTTTGCGGTCGGCCACGCGCTCGCCGACGGCCATCCCGGCGCGGAACGCCAGCCGCTTGAGGGGCGTGCTGTCCTCGATCTTGACCCGAACCTGCCGGGTGAAGCCCTCCCAGATGCGCGGCGGGCTGAACATGAGGTGAGGGCCGATCTCCCGCAGTTCGGTGAGCGCCGTCTCCACCTGTTCGGGGCAGTTGACGGCAAAGCCGACGACGAGGCCCGCCGCCACCGCCATCATCTGTTCGCCGATCCAGGCCAGGGGCAGGAACGAGAAGTGCTGGTCGGTCTGCTTGAAGTGCTCCACGTCCTGGAAGCTGCGGCCCATGGTGATGAGGTTGCTGTGGGTCAGCATGACCGGCTTGGGGTCGCTGGTGGTGCCGCTGCTGAAGCACATCAGGCAGACTTCGTCGGGGCGGGCGGCGGCCAGGCGGCGTTCGAGGTCGGCCGAAAGGCGCCCAAGCGAGCGGCGGCCCAGATCCAGCAGTTCCTCGAAGCTCATCAGCCAGGGGTCGTCGCGGTAACGGCGCATCCCGCGGGGATCCTGATAGATGACCCGCCGGACCAGGGGCAGCTGGGAGCGCACCTCCAGGAGCTTGTCGACCTGTTCCTGGTCCTCGGCCAAGACGAACACCGTGTCCGTCGCCGAGAGCGCGTAGGCGACCTCCCGGGGCATGCCCGACTGGTAAACCCCCACGCAGACGCCGCGGGCGGCCTGGGTCCCGAGTTCGGTGAAGTACCATTCGGGGATGTTGTCGGCGACCACGCCGACCTTCTCTCCGGGCTCGAGGCCCAGGGCCATCAGGCCAGCGGCGACCAGTCGGGCTGCCTCCCAGTACTCGCGCCATGACACGGTTTGCCAGATGCCGCGATCCTTGTGGCGCAGAGCCGGGCGGCTGCCGGACGGGCCTTCACCGCGCCAGCGCAAGAGCCGGGGCAGGGTCATCTCCGCCCAGTCGGGGGCAGGGCGCGCAACGCTTCGCCTCATGCCGGCACCGCCTCACCCAGGTAGGCTTCCACCACGTCGGGATGCCGGGCCGCCTCTTCCGGAGCGCCCTCTGCAATGACTCGCCCG
This region of Bacillota bacterium genomic DNA includes:
- a CDS encoding AMP-binding protein, whose translation is MRRSVARPAPDWAEMTLPRLLRWRGEGPSGSRPALRHKDRGIWQTVSWREYWEAARLVAAGLMALGLEPGEKVGVVADNIPEWYFTELGTQAARGVCVGVYQSGMPREVAYALSATDTVFVLAEDQEQVDKLLEVRSQLPLVRRVIYQDPRGMRRYRDDPWLMSFEELLDLGRRSLGRLSADLERRLAAARPDEVCLMCFSSGTTSDPKPVMLTHSNLITMGRSFQDVEHFKQTDQHFSFLPLAWIGEQMMAVAAGLVVGFAVNCPEQVETALTELREIGPHLMFSPPRIWEGFTRQVRVKIEDSTPLKRLAFRAGMAVGERVADRKLAGRAVPLGLRLLHRALWWILYRPLLDRLGLVRLRKAYTAGAALGPDVFRFFHALGINLKQGYGQTE